From one Mya arenaria isolate MELC-2E11 chromosome 4, ASM2691426v1 genomic stretch:
- the LOC128232607 gene encoding uncharacterized protein LOC128232607 — MAQRIPIFKDDLSFAERQGRVWGDMERDLERRRREWEGEIERMRKDFFTLKPDDNGRLESISDKFKMGEGLKDEARGVVERDETGQPVFRVRFNVDSYKPEEVSVKIDANKLIVHAKHEEKTEGKSMSREYSREVDIPREIDPMALQCSISTDGVLTVEAPMPSGQFVAKDATGPRPPPIEQIIQTSNASPVSSGARNTPPPPQQAPPSQQQKHSSTFTTFLSGSPAKPQQQSTPPPPPPSAAYGASQPIQHSVPQPPQAPSGSSFSTVHESDRKFKVDVDIEDFAPEELSVKTVDKRLVISARREEKIGNRTSTKELNREIHLPDTVDPYAVKAFFSDTGKLVVEAPYTRAVPISHYGDGFHNAAAGR; from the coding sequence ATGGCGCAGCGGATTCCTATCTTTAAGGACGACTTAAGTTTTGCTGAACGACAGGGGCGTGTCTGGGGAGACATGGAACGCGATTTGGAGCGACGAAGGCGCGAGTGGGAGGGTGAAATTGAGCGCATGCGCAAAGACTTCTTTACTCTAAAGCCCGATGATAATGGACGTTTAGAGTCCATAAGTGACAAGTTCAAAATGGGTGAGGGGTTGAAAGATGAGGCCCGGGGAGTTGTGGAAAGGGACGAGACCGGACAACCGGTGTTTCGTGTTCGTTTCAATGTAGATTCTTACAAACCTGAGGAGGTGAGTGTGAAAATCGACGCTAATAAGCTCATAGTACACGCTAAACATGAGGAGAAAACCGAAGGCAAAAGCATGAGCCGCGAGTATAGCAGAGAGGTTGACATACCTCGAGAAATTGATCCCATGGCCCTCCAGTGTTCCATCTCAACCGACGGTGTTCTTACTGTCGAGGCGCCAATGCCGTCAGGTCAGTTTGTTGCAAAGGATGCCACCGGGCCAAGGCCACCGCCCATTGAGCAGATTATCCAGACAAGCAATGCGTCACCTGTGTCGAGTGGTGCTCGGAACACTCCGCCACCACCACAGCAGGCACCGCCATCACAGCAACAAAAGCATTCGTCAACGTTCACTACTTTCCTTTCCGGTTCTCCTGCAAAGCCGCAGCAGCAAAGCACTCCACCGCCGCCGCCACCGAGCGCGGCCTACGGAGCCTCACAGCCAATACAACACTCCGTTCCGCAACCTCCTCAGGCGCCCTCCGGAAGCTCTTTCAGCACCGTACACGAGTCAGATCGGAAGTTCAAAGTGGATGTCGATATCGAAGATTTCGCACCGGAGGAGTTGTCGGTGAAGACCGTCGACAAACGCCTCGTGATCAGCGCGCGACGCGAGGAGAAGATTGGAAACAGGACGTCTACCAAAGAACTAAACAGAGAGATACATCTACCCGATACTGTCGACCCATATGCTGTCAAAGCATTCTTTTCCGACACCGGAAAGCTAGTAGTTGAAGCTCCTTACACTCGAGCAGTTCCAATCTCACATTACGGCGATGGGTTCCATAACGCCGCGGCTGGGCGATAG